The proteins below come from a single Crossiella sp. CA-258035 genomic window:
- a CDS encoding epoxide hydrolase family protein has product MTNSTNATEIRPFRIDIAQAELDDLNERLARTRLPQPAPTDDWEYGTPNSYLRETVEHWRTEFDWRAQEARMNEFPHHLTEIDGQTVHFIHVPSKEANATPLLLLHTYPGSFADFLDLIGPLTDPVAHGGEAADAFSVVVPSIPGTGFSMPLTGRGWTMRKVAETFDALMRRLGYDSYGVHGSDSGAMISRELGLLQPEGFLGLHVQQLFSFPSGDPAEFEKLEPKDYAALEHLQWFQSVGGYNQMNATRPQTIGAAIADSPVGQLAYSELFNNFGNGTSLVSTEQILTQVSLYWFTNTQATASRYYFEEAKAAREPEVNPSRTGVAVFADDFTTIRTFAERDNSNIVHWSEFPEGGHFAAMERPEVLAGDLRAFFRS; this is encoded by the coding sequence ATGACGAACTCCACGAACGCCACCGAGATCCGCCCCTTCCGCATCGACATCGCCCAGGCCGAGCTGGACGACCTCAACGAGCGCCTGGCCCGCACCCGGCTGCCGCAGCCCGCGCCCACCGACGACTGGGAGTACGGCACCCCGAACAGCTACCTGCGCGAGACCGTCGAGCACTGGCGGACCGAGTTCGACTGGCGCGCGCAGGAAGCCCGGATGAACGAGTTCCCGCACCACCTCACCGAGATCGACGGCCAGACCGTGCACTTCATCCACGTGCCGTCCAAGGAAGCGAACGCGACCCCGCTGTTGCTGCTGCACACCTACCCGGGCTCCTTCGCCGACTTCCTCGACCTGATCGGCCCGCTCACCGACCCGGTCGCGCACGGCGGCGAGGCCGCGGACGCCTTCTCGGTGGTGGTGCCCTCGATCCCCGGCACCGGTTTCAGCATGCCGCTGACCGGCCGCGGCTGGACCATGCGCAAGGTCGCGGAGACCTTCGACGCGCTGATGCGCCGCCTGGGCTACGACTCCTACGGCGTGCACGGCAGCGACAGCGGCGCGATGATCTCCCGCGAGCTCGGCCTGTTGCAGCCGGAAGGCTTCCTCGGCCTGCACGTGCAGCAGCTGTTCTCCTTCCCCTCCGGCGATCCGGCGGAGTTCGAGAAGCTGGAGCCGAAGGACTACGCCGCGCTGGAGCACCTCCAGTGGTTCCAGTCCGTGGGCGGCTACAACCAGATGAACGCCACCCGCCCGCAGACCATCGGCGCGGCCATCGCCGACTCGCCGGTCGGGCAGCTGGCCTACAGCGAGCTGTTCAACAACTTCGGCAACGGCACCAGCCTGGTCAGCACCGAGCAGATCCTGACCCAGGTGTCGCTGTACTGGTTCACCAACACCCAGGCCACCGCGAGCCGCTACTACTTCGAGGAGGCCAAAGCGGCGCGGGAGCCGGAGGTCAACCCCTCCCGCACCGGGGTCGCGGTCTTCGCCGACGACTTCACCACGATCCGCACCTTCGCCGAGCGGGACAACTCCAACATCGTGCACTGGTCGGAGTTCCCCGAGGGCGGGCACTTCGCGGCGATGGAGCGCCCCGAGGTCCTGGCCGGCGATCTGCGGGCGTTCTTCCGCTCCTGA
- a CDS encoding APC family permease — protein sequence MTTPLLFLFILGDILGAGVYVLVGKVAGQSGGAVWAPLLLAWCLAMLTAGSYVELATKYPRAGGAAHYAQRAFGPFAAFLVGFCMLAAGVVSVAALALGFAGEYLSQFVTLPTVLVAGVFLAALGLLNARGIKDSLRANMAATVVEVGGLLLVIVLGIVLIARGEADPGRLVQFGTAEHGPLSAVLAGAVLAYYSFVGFETSVNVAEETRDPHRAYPRALFGALAFAGVVYVAVGSIAAAVVPPEVLSASSGPLLEVVRLAGGVPMWLFGLIALAAVANGALLTGIMSSRLAYGMARDGLLPAVLARVLPRRRTPWVAIVATTVTSLGLALTGDVASLASTLVLLLLVVFFAVNIAVLVLRRDEVEHDHFRIASVFPVLGAVSCVLLAAQVEAGVWLRGMLVLAVGLVLAAGVALRTRRRTG from the coding sequence GTGACGACCCCGCTGCTGTTCCTGTTCATCCTGGGGGACATCCTCGGCGCCGGGGTCTACGTGCTGGTGGGCAAGGTGGCCGGGCAGTCCGGTGGTGCCGTGTGGGCGCCGCTGCTGCTCGCCTGGTGCCTGGCGATGCTGACGGCGGGGTCCTATGTGGAGCTGGCCACGAAGTACCCGCGTGCCGGTGGCGCGGCGCACTACGCGCAGCGCGCGTTCGGGCCGTTCGCCGCGTTCCTGGTCGGCTTCTGCATGCTCGCCGCCGGGGTGGTGTCGGTGGCGGCCCTCGCGCTCGGCTTCGCCGGGGAGTACCTGAGCCAGTTCGTCACGCTGCCCACCGTGCTGGTGGCGGGGGTCTTCCTGGCCGCGCTGGGCCTGCTCAACGCCCGTGGCATCAAGGACTCCCTGCGCGCCAACATGGCCGCCACCGTGGTGGAGGTCGGTGGGCTGCTGCTCGTCATCGTGCTCGGGATCGTGCTGATCGCCAGGGGAGAGGCGGACCCGGGGCGGCTGGTGCAGTTCGGCACGGCTGAGCACGGGCCGCTGTCGGCGGTGCTGGCCGGAGCCGTGCTCGCCTACTACTCCTTCGTCGGGTTCGAGACCTCGGTCAACGTCGCGGAGGAGACCAGGGACCCGCACCGGGCCTACCCGCGTGCCCTGTTCGGGGCGCTGGCCTTCGCCGGCGTGGTGTACGTGGCGGTCGGTTCGATCGCGGCCGCGGTGGTGCCGCCCGAGGTGCTGAGCGCCTCCAGCGGCCCGCTGCTGGAGGTGGTCCGGCTGGCCGGTGGCGTGCCGATGTGGCTGTTCGGGCTCATCGCCCTGGCGGCGGTGGCCAACGGGGCGCTGCTGACCGGGATCATGTCCTCGCGGCTGGCCTACGGCATGGCCAGGGACGGTCTGCTGCCCGCGGTGCTGGCCCGGGTGCTGCCGCGGCGGCGGACGCCGTGGGTGGCCATCGTGGCGACCACGGTGACGTCGCTGGGGCTCGCGCTCACCGGTGACGTGGCCTCGCTGGCCTCGACGCTGGTGCTGTTGCTGCTGGTGGTGTTCTTCGCGGTGAACATCGCCGTGCTGGTGCTCCGGCGCGACGAGGTCGAGCACGACCACTTCCGCATCGCCTCGGTGTTCCCGGTCCTGGGCGCGGTGTCCTGTGTACTGCTGGCCGCACAGGTCGAGGCCGGGGTGTGGCTGCGCGGCATGCTGGTACTGGCCGTCGGCCTGGTCCTCGCGGCCGGTGTGGCACTGCGGACGCGACGCCGGACCGGGTGA
- a CDS encoding carboxymuconolactone decarboxylase family protein — protein sequence MATTAPRIPPLEPPYAPHIKAMLDKWMPPNTALEPLALFRTFGVHDELFSRMLPLGAGILGHGRVEPRLREVVIHRTCALCGAEYEWGVHAVVFGRPLGLTDAQLFSTVHGNADDPVWSRPEALVFRLADEVHATSGMSEELFTELAAQFTADQILELVITAGWYRTISSVINVAGVELEQWAARFPPADQRQDLV from the coding sequence ATGGCCACCACCGCTCCCCGTATCCCGCCCCTCGAACCTCCCTACGCGCCGCACATCAAGGCGATGCTCGACAAGTGGATGCCGCCGAACACGGCGCTTGAGCCGCTGGCGCTGTTCCGCACGTTCGGCGTGCATGACGAACTGTTCTCCCGAATGCTGCCGCTGGGCGCGGGCATCCTCGGCCACGGCCGGGTCGAGCCCCGGCTGCGTGAGGTGGTGATCCATCGGACCTGCGCGCTCTGCGGGGCCGAGTACGAATGGGGAGTCCACGCCGTCGTCTTCGGCAGACCCCTCGGCCTGACCGACGCGCAGCTCTTCTCGACCGTGCACGGCAACGCCGACGACCCGGTGTGGTCGCGGCCCGAGGCGCTGGTCTTCCGCCTGGCCGACGAAGTGCACGCCACCAGCGGGATGTCCGAGGAGCTGTTCACCGAGCTGGCCGCGCAATTCACGGCGGACCAGATCCTCGAGCTGGTGATCACCGCGGGCTGGTACCGCACCATCTCCAGCGTCATCAACGTCGCGGGCGTCGAGCTCGAGCAGTGGGCCGCGCGCTTTCCCCCGGCGGACCAGCGGCAGGACCTTGTTTAG
- a CDS encoding helix-turn-helix domain-containing protein, giving the protein MPDIPRPGRPVRGSGTGKPIMALLDLLGRRWALRVIWELREDPLSFRDLQARCDGMSSSVLNQRLAELRAAWIVEQDDNGYRLTTEGTELLLAFPAFQAWADRWAEREGVSRAGAPPGGGPGRAG; this is encoded by the coding sequence GTGCCCGACATCCCTCGCCCGGGACGGCCGGTCCGCGGCTCCGGCACGGGCAAGCCGATCATGGCCCTGCTCGACCTGCTCGGCCGCCGCTGGGCACTGCGCGTCATCTGGGAGCTGCGCGAGGACCCGCTGAGCTTCCGCGACCTCCAGGCGCGCTGCGACGGGATGTCCTCCTCCGTCCTCAACCAGCGCCTCGCCGAGTTGCGCGCCGCCTGGATCGTCGAGCAGGACGACAACGGCTACCGGCTCACCACGGAAGGAACGGAACTGCTCCTCGCCTTCCCCGCCTTCCAAGCCTGGGCTGACCGCTGGGCCGAGCGGGAAGGGGTCAGCCGAGCAGGCGCGCCGCCGGGTGGCGGTCCAGGCCGTGCAGGGTGA
- a CDS encoding discoidin domain-containing protein, translating to MRTHRALAAVLLAATLTAPTTAQPAHAAQTIGYPTFSGPPIPAPPVGYHTGSTMRAIYDAESSGTDFWLDRLLARPGNDPAGTLLMTRGRGLFMYTHDPAVIGFGGKAAYWDDLSGQHAYSIAVSPGAFTEQVGSRLQKPSHYKAVFTSGAIRLELTKFITHNNVAVTNLAIVNTSGAPATLRLNATSPYATTVAGDELTGSRAVKNNLTTIQPRLSGDGFAAGTGGLSRSMTVGAGQTVTTKVVMGFPTTEIPESRTEYQAYRGHSPATAFATHVRAYNRWWADNIPYIDVPDAAIKKSVYYRWWLMRFNHLDVDIPGQDYQFPVSIEGVTGYNNAIALTQPMHIDDLKYLRDPVYSYGPWLSAGQTSRGGRFMDNPGDPENWSNSYTQYISEAAWRSYQLHGGQPAIAGLLARYAEGDAKGQLSFYDTNNNGVIEYDWGALTGNDADAVSFDWRPGRLDRAETAYVWSGAVAAQRAYALIGNTAKAAEMQALADRIRTGVLNTLWNPDRQLLEHKHVPTNTHVPWKEINNYYPFSVGMMPGTEQYKQALRLFASPAEYPVFPFYTANQKDKAEAAAAGHPGSNNFSTINSTVQFRLYASVLRHYPNQWMTAEDYKKLLHWNAWAQYVGGNTQWPDANEFWANWNAGAQRIDYRSWIHHNILGSSNWTVVEEVAGLRPRTDAKVELWPIGIGWSHFAVNNLRYRNMDLSIVWDDPADGITRYPGVPQGYSVYLNGTRAFTVDRLTRAVYDPATGAVTLPAGGNLTHSTAITGLQAAQEVVQNSARMVDVFAKAGVDLTSARPNLAQGATASASHTAADTSVGGAVDGFPINAPIWGSSGSPNGTDWYQLDFGRSQTVQEARLYFRDDRAGNRYRAPAAYTVQYWTGQAWADVSGQTRTPETPRANYNQVRFTPVSTDRLRVRLTHAAGFHTGLTELKVYGLSTLPTTGR from the coding sequence ATGCGCACCCACCGCGCACTCGCCGCCGTGCTGCTCGCCGCGACGCTGACCGCGCCCACCACCGCGCAGCCCGCGCACGCGGCGCAAACCATTGGCTACCCGACCTTTTCCGGACCCCCGATCCCCGCACCGCCGGTCGGGTACCACACCGGCAGCACCATGCGGGCGATCTACGACGCGGAGAGCTCCGGCACCGACTTCTGGCTGGACCGCCTGCTCGCCCGCCCCGGCAACGACCCGGCGGGCACGCTGCTGATGACCCGCGGCCGCGGGTTGTTCATGTACACCCACGACCCCGCGGTCATCGGCTTCGGCGGCAAGGCCGCCTACTGGGACGACCTCAGCGGCCAGCACGCCTACTCGATCGCGGTGTCCCCTGGCGCCTTCACCGAGCAGGTGGGCAGCAGGCTGCAGAAACCCAGTCACTACAAGGCCGTCTTCACCAGCGGCGCGATCCGGCTGGAGCTGACCAAGTTCATCACCCACAACAACGTGGCGGTGACCAACCTGGCCATCGTCAACACGAGCGGCGCGCCGGCAACCCTGCGGCTGAACGCCACCTCGCCGTACGCGACCACGGTCGCCGGGGACGAGCTGACCGGCAGCAGGGCGGTGAAGAACAACCTGACCACCATCCAGCCACGCCTCTCCGGCGACGGGTTCGCCGCCGGCACCGGCGGCCTCAGCAGGTCGATGACCGTCGGCGCGGGCCAGACGGTGACCACCAAGGTCGTCATGGGGTTCCCCACCACCGAGATCCCGGAGTCCCGCACCGAGTACCAGGCATACCGGGGACACTCGCCAGCGACGGCCTTCGCCACGCACGTGCGTGCGTACAACCGTTGGTGGGCCGACAACATCCCGTACATCGACGTGCCGGACGCGGCGATCAAGAAGAGCGTCTACTACCGCTGGTGGCTGATGCGGTTCAACCACCTCGACGTCGACATCCCCGGCCAGGACTACCAGTTCCCGGTCTCCATCGAGGGCGTCACGGGGTACAACAACGCGATCGCGCTGACCCAGCCGATGCACATCGACGACCTCAAGTACCTGCGCGACCCGGTCTACTCCTACGGTCCGTGGCTCTCGGCCGGGCAGACCTCGCGCGGCGGCCGGTTCATGGACAACCCCGGTGACCCGGAGAACTGGTCCAACTCCTACACCCAGTACATCTCCGAGGCGGCCTGGCGCAGCTACCAGCTGCACGGCGGGCAACCGGCGATCGCCGGGCTGCTGGCCCGCTACGCCGAGGGCGATGCCAAGGGTCAGCTGTCCTTCTACGACACCAACAACAACGGCGTGATCGAGTACGACTGGGGCGCGCTCACCGGCAACGACGCCGACGCGGTGTCCTTCGACTGGCGGCCGGGCCGCCTCGACCGCGCCGAGACCGCCTACGTGTGGAGCGGAGCCGTTGCCGCACAACGGGCCTACGCGCTCATCGGCAACACCGCCAAGGCCGCCGAGATGCAGGCCCTCGCCGACCGCATCCGCACCGGCGTGCTCAACACGCTGTGGAACCCCGACCGCCAGCTGCTCGAGCACAAGCACGTGCCCACCAACACCCACGTGCCGTGGAAGGAGATCAACAACTACTACCCGTTCTCGGTCGGCATGATGCCCGGCACCGAGCAGTACAAGCAGGCGCTGCGGCTGTTCGCCAGCCCGGCCGAGTACCCGGTGTTCCCGTTCTACACCGCCAACCAGAAGGACAAGGCCGAGGCCGCGGCCGCCGGGCACCCCGGCTCGAACAACTTCTCCACCATCAACTCCACCGTGCAGTTCCGGCTCTACGCCTCGGTGCTGCGCCACTACCCGAACCAGTGGATGACCGCCGAGGACTACAAGAAGCTGTTGCACTGGAACGCCTGGGCGCAGTACGTCGGTGGCAACACGCAGTGGCCGGACGCGAACGAGTTCTGGGCCAACTGGAACGCGGGCGCCCAGCGGATCGACTACCGCTCCTGGATCCACCACAACATCCTGGGCAGCAGCAACTGGACCGTGGTGGAGGAGGTGGCCGGCCTGCGCCCGCGCACCGACGCCAAGGTCGAGCTGTGGCCGATCGGCATCGGCTGGTCGCACTTCGCGGTGAACAACCTGCGGTACCGCAACATGGACCTGAGCATCGTCTGGGACGACCCGGCCGACGGCATCACCCGCTACCCCGGGGTGCCGCAGGGGTATTCGGTCTACCTCAACGGAACCCGCGCCTTCACCGTGGACCGGCTCACCCGCGCGGTCTACGACCCGGCGACCGGCGCGGTGACGCTCCCCGCGGGCGGAAACCTCACGCACAGCACGGCCATCACCGGTTTGCAGGCCGCACAGGAGGTGGTGCAGAACAGCGCGCGGATGGTCGACGTGTTCGCCAAGGCAGGCGTGGACCTGACCTCCGCGCGGCCCAACCTGGCCCAGGGCGCCACAGCCTCGGCCTCGCACACCGCCGCGGACACCTCGGTCGGCGGTGCGGTGGACGGGTTCCCGATCAACGCGCCGATCTGGGGCAGCTCCGGCTCACCCAACGGCACGGACTGGTACCAGCTCGACTTCGGCCGGTCCCAGACGGTCCAGGAGGCGCGCCTGTACTTCCGGGACGACCGGGCGGGCAACCGGTACCGGGCCCCCGCCGCCTACACCGTGCAGTACTGGACCGGCCAAGCCTGGGCCGATGTCTCCGGGCAGACGAGGACACCGGAGACGCCGAGGGCCAACTACAACCAGGTGCGGTTCACCCCGGTCAGCACCGACCGCCTGCGGGTGCGGCTGACCCACGCGGCCGGCTTCCACACCGGTTTAACCGAGCTCAAGGTGTACGGCCTGTCTACACTCCCGACCACCGGCCGCTGA
- a CDS encoding glycoside hydrolase family 43 protein, which yields MRATRRGLILGAVVTVAVSTVATPAAHAANPIITSVYTADPAPLVVGNTLYIYAGRDEATPGQTNFQMREWRVLSSTDAATWTDRGARANIGTFRWAGADAWASEVEPRNGKYYWYTSVNGNGPGWMNIGVAVADSPLGPFTDAKGGPLVSDSTPNSASLNIDPTVFTDDDGQAYLYWGSYWAPRAAKLKPNMVELDGPVVTPQGLTNFWEAPFLFKRNGLYHMVYAANDTNGCVSSTSYACQRYATATSPMGPWTHRGVVLGQVSSTTNHAGVVQFKGQWYMVYHNANAPGGGNFRRSVAVDLVHFNADGTMRRVQQTTTGPPPNPAGPHLSREG from the coding sequence ATGCGAGCCACCCGCCGAGGGCTGATCCTCGGCGCCGTGGTCACCGTCGCCGTCAGCACCGTGGCGACACCGGCCGCGCACGCCGCGAACCCGATCATCACCTCCGTCTACACCGCCGACCCCGCACCACTGGTCGTCGGCAACACCCTCTACATCTACGCCGGCCGGGACGAGGCCACGCCCGGCCAGACCAACTTCCAGATGCGGGAGTGGCGTGTGCTGTCCTCCACGGACGCGGCCACCTGGACCGACCGGGGCGCACGCGCCAACATCGGCACCTTCCGCTGGGCAGGCGCGGACGCCTGGGCCAGCGAGGTGGAGCCCCGCAACGGCAAGTACTACTGGTACACCTCGGTCAACGGCAACGGTCCCGGCTGGATGAACATCGGCGTCGCGGTCGCGGACAGCCCGCTGGGGCCGTTCACCGACGCCAAGGGCGGCCCGCTGGTCAGTGACAGCACCCCCAACTCCGCCAGCCTCAACATCGACCCCACCGTCTTCACCGACGACGACGGCCAGGCATACCTCTACTGGGGCAGCTACTGGGCGCCCAGGGCGGCCAAGCTCAAGCCGAACATGGTCGAGCTGGACGGCCCGGTGGTCACCCCGCAGGGGCTGACGAACTTCTGGGAAGCGCCGTTCCTGTTCAAGCGCAACGGTCTCTACCACATGGTCTACGCGGCCAACGACACCAACGGCTGCGTCAGCTCGACGAGCTACGCCTGCCAGCGCTACGCCACCGCCACCAGCCCGATGGGACCGTGGACCCACCGCGGGGTGGTGCTCGGCCAGGTCTCCTCGACCACCAACCACGCCGGCGTGGTGCAGTTCAAGGGCCAGTGGTACATGGTCTACCACAACGCCAACGCACCCGGTGGCGGCAACTTCCGGCGCTCGGTCGCGGTGGACCTGGTGCACTTCAACGCCGACGGCACCATGCGGCGGGTCCAGCAGACCACCACCGGCCCGCCGCCGAACCCGGCAGGCCCGCACCTCTCGCGGGAGGGATGA